GAACGTAGTGAAGCTGGTGGTGTTACCGTTCAGGTCAGAGGACTATCAGTGATGATGACCTCACACCTCTTTGGAGGAGGCTGCTGTCAAGAAGACTGACAGCCATGGCAGCATGGCACCCTAATGCTATTCTTTAACAATGCAGGACGTTGCCGGTTGCATCAAATGGGCCCTAACTGAGAAGAACGTACTCTGCCTGTCTGCCAGTAGTTTTAAGTtaggcgcgtttagttccccatccaaaaatttttggatgtcaaatcaacactttgaccggatgtcgggatgacttttcggacactaattaaaaaactaatttcagaactcacttggaaaccacgagacgaatcttttgaggcttttgaccgcgtcattagcacatgtgggttactgtagcacttatggctaatcatgcactaattaggcttaaaagattcgtctcgtcatgtacatccaaactgtgtaattaattttgttatttaattacatttagtgcttcatacatgtgtttaaaggggaggtgaaaatttttgggtgaaaatttttgggaactaaacgcgccctaacTATCAATCTATCAAGGGCAGAGCCTTGAAACGAACAGTGGGGGCACGCAGAATTGATGATTGCAGCAGAGAGCCGGTAAATTAAAAAGGCATGGCCTGGGCTCGAGAGAGATCAATGCCTATCCATCTCCGGCGCAGTTGTTGCATGGAGTTAAAGGCATGGCCGGCGTCTCCGAGACACCGCCCAGAGCCAGAGCTGAAGAAAGCTGAGCAGGCGCAACAAgaggctgccgcggcggcgtgaTCACCTCTCCTCAGGAGGCAGGATATGGCGCCGAAATGGAGATCCTGCCCCACCGGGCAAGTCTTGGTCAGAGAAGACTTTGGTTCATGCTCCCTCCAACAGATTTGTCTCGGTTCCCGCAAAGATTTGGAGCAGCGGTCCACTCTTAAGCAGCGATCGTGAATAGAGAGGCCAGCAATGGCGACGAGGCGAGGGATGAATTTCACAGATGCATCcagatcattttttttctttctttcacgcGGAACAGTTCTGTTCCCCAATTCTAAGTCTTGTTTAGATGTATAAACTTTTAGGTGTAACGCACTATgtcactttcgtttgtatttggtaattattattccGCTATGGATTAACTAGGCTCACAAGATTCGtatcgcaaattatagacaaactgtttagctacatttaatactttatgtatgtgttaaaatattcgatgtgatagaaaatcttgtaaagttttgaaattttgaagggaactaaagaAGGCCCTACTGCAGTACTACTGTGCAGTTCAGGACACGAATGCTGAAGACGGGGCCATAAGAGGCCGGTACCGTGTTGCCTAGGCGACACCTTTTGCACAGTACCTGGGGCATGTTTGGATACATAGAAATAATGATTATCTCTCatcttttagctccaaattattATTCATACATCTAAATATGTGGGATAATTTTGAGGTAAAGTGAATTATTCCTCCCAAAATTCTTAGCCCCTCCAAGAAGTGATAATGGGACTAATTTTACATGGTCCCTACAATAAAAATGAATATGTACATACACCTAGACATGAGAATGTGAGAAAATGGTCCCTACAATAAAAGTGAATATGTACATACACCTAGACATGAGAATGTGAGAGAGGATAGGCATTAGCCTATGGATCCAAACAACCCATCTTAAACTAATCTTTAGCCTACCAATTCAAAGTTAAACATTAGCCCTTAAAATTAGTCATGTGCTAATGTTCCAAACAGGGCCGGTATATAGCCTAGTACAACAGGTACATTAGCACGGTTTAGTGTAGTAGACTAGTAGAGATTAGTAGGGCACAGTACTAGCACATGTTCATCGACGGAAGCCACATCTGCAGATCTGCTCCCGTGCGTGCGTGCCTGTGTCTCCATTACGTGCGGGCGGGCCGTGCGTGGAAGCAGCCCGCGGCAAATGTTTGACGCATTGATTTACTGCCGGAGACTGGGGCAGGTcggcgacgcgacgcgacgcgcAGCCCCAATTCAATTCCCCCAGACCAATCAAATCAGGCCGGTTGACGCGTCGAGTCGTAAAACTCCAGTGCCGCGACGTGCATCCAGGTTGCCGAATTGCCAACGAAACGGCGGAGGCAGGTTTTTTTTATAATGCGTATCTATATTCAAAGTACTCGTACGCATACAGAGACGTACGTAGAGGATACAGAGGAAGCTGATACAGCCAAACTTCACAAAGGAACCTAACCAAAAGAGAAATTGCAaagaagcccctggaaccttcgTGAAACCCCTGCCGCCGACCTCGTCGTCGCCAGCTATCGCCGTCGAGGAAGAAGCCGATCTTCACCGTGAGCTGCCGAGGCCCCATCGCACCCTGGCTTTTGAAGGAGTCGCAGTAGAAGTCGACGTCGGCTGTAGCCCATCGACCGGGGGCACGCCCCGACCTCTGCAACTCCCGGATCCGCGCTCGCCATcgacaaccgccgccgccgaggggaaGCCGAGCCCGATCCGGCCACCCAACCTCCACAAAACCCACAGCTTGCCCTGATCCATCAAGCAAAAAGCCAGCGGACTCACCTGCCGAcgagccgccggccgcggaCTCCTGTACGGGGGATCCCCGCCGGGAACCCCACCTCCACGCGCTCGTCGACAGCGCCGGAGCGGAGCACCATCGAGACGGGGAAGAGCTCGGGAGGACATTATTCcttgacgtcgccgccgcctcgacttCGACGCCGGAAACGAAACCCTAGGATCTAGACTACTGCCTACCCCACCACCAGCCGGCAAGAGGCCGACAGTCTCCGCCACCTCACGACGCCCCGGGGCCATCCCGGGGGCCATCGGAGGCGGGAGAGACCGCCGGCTCCGCCGGCGGGGACGCTCGCCCTCTCACTCGCCTCTCTCAACTGTAGCAAGGGGGAAAAGGGAAGGGTAGAGGACGCTTAAGCGGGTCTCCCCCAGGGGCAGGTCTTTACTGGCACGGAAATCCTTCCACTTTCACGGTCTCACTGTTCCGCGAGAGCGAGCACGGTGCACGGGCCAACAGGCAGGCAGGCGACGATCAGTGCCCGGGACGGGGCTACGGCGGCGtgcgccccggccggccggcacgcgCCGGCCACCCTCTGCCCACCTGGTTGATCCGGGCCGGCAGAGGCGGGCATGGCGAGCGGGACAAGGGGGGAACGGAAGCGTcaatgcgccgcgccgcgcggcgcggccggccagcCAGCCCACaccacacccgatccaccactgGAGCGAGAGCTCGGCTCCGATCCGGCGACCCCAGCCGAGCCAAACCATTCCCCGGCGCCCACTCGCGGCCGGTCCCCTCCCCGGTGGCCTGCTCCGCTCTCGTGCGGCCTGTCCGCCCCCCGCGGTCCAGTCCAGTCGCGACGGGGAGCGTCGCGTCGCGTTCCCGAACAGCCCCTGGTCGTTGGActttccccgccgccgccgctcccggctccgcgccacggcgcgcgcgcgcacgcccccCACACGCGACCCGTGGGCTGCTCCTGCTAGGCAACAAGAAACCGCGCCCCGGCAAAAAGAAGAGCGCAAGCAGATAAAACAGAAGGTTCCGACCCTCCCCTGAtccacctgccgccgccgccgtcgtctcgcTGCTCGTCTCGCTCTCTCGCCCTCCCAGTCCCACGAGGCCACCACCTTCCCGAGTCCACCCTGCGCTTCTTCCCCGCCCTGCGCCTCCACGTTTTACTACCTCCCCCACCGCCCGTCGGTGCGCCCGCGCGCGTAACCGCATCATTGTGCCGTCGGCCTCAGCCAGCGCGCCCCCCGCGCCGAGCCACGCCGCGACGGACGACCGGACCGGACCAAACTCCACCGAACGCCTTAATGGCGGGCAAGTACGagtagggaggaggagggaggagggaggagggcaaGTATAGTGTAGTGGTGGCAACACACCGCCGCCTGCTCTACTCTGCTCCACTCCACTCGAGACAGGGGGCAGCTGTGCTTGTTTGCCTGCGTCCTACTTGTACCGTTCGCGCGCCAGcaccagcggcgccggcgcgcgatGGGGTGCAAGGGCTCCAAGCTCGACGACCAGGAGGCCGTCGCGCtctgccgcggccgcgcggtgctgctcgccgcggccgtGCGCCACCGGCACGCGCTCGCCGAGTCCCACGCGGCGCTCGCCGACTCCATCGAGTcggtcgccgcgccgctgcaccgcctcctccgcctgcaGCAGGCGGAGGCGCTGCCCTCCGACCGCaagggcggcgcggccagccGGCCCCTCGACGCGCCGGTGGGTGCTCCGCGCGGCCGCCCCTCGCACCTCCAGTTCGGCGCGTCGTCCGGATCCgagccggcgtcgccgccgcccgcctcgcctcccCGCGGCGTCCCCGAGCAGCTGGCTGAGCCGCAGCCGCTGCCGCAGTCGCAGTACGCGTACGGGTACGGGTACGCGCCGCTGCCCGCGTACGCGTACCCGCCGCCGCAAGGCTCGCTGCAGTTCTACTACGCGCGCAGCCGCCCGCCCCCGGCGTCCGTCGCCGTCACGCAGCGCGCGCCGGGGCCGCCGCAGCTCGTGCGCTACGGCTCCTTCGACGCCGCGGGCGCTTACCCGCTGCACCACGCCTACGGCGCCCAGGCGCCACCGCCCGTGGCCGCcacgcaccggccgccgccggcgacggcgccgccttcTCCGCCCAAGGCGAGCTCCTGGGATTTCCTGAACGTGTTCGAGAACTACGACTCGTACGATTACGACTACTACTACGACAACGCGGCGGCTGCTACCGCGGCAGCGACACCGTACACGCCGAGCCGGAGCTCGCGGGAGGTGCGCGAGGAGGAGGGCATCCCGGACCTggaggatgacgacgacgaaGAAGAGAGTCCGGTCGTGAAGGAAGTGGCGGGTGAGTATCCGGGGCCTGGGAGTGGCGGTGCCCGCAGCCGGCGTAGCTCGCTCGGCGGTGCGAGCAGCATCGCCGAACTCGACGACCCGGGGAATGTCATCGCCCACAACGACGTGATCGGCGAGGCACGGCGACGGCCACCAGCACATGGAAACGTGTTCGTGCACGCGCCAGCCCCTCCAGCACGGAAGGTCGTCGACAATGCTAGCGTCGCCGGTGAAATCAAGGGACAGCTTGTCCGCACGGCGGAGGCGGCAAGGCAGCTCGCGCCCTTGCTCGAAGTCGGGAGGCCAAGCTACCAAGAACGCAGCTCAGTCTACCATTGTGAGTTGCATCCTGTTTACTTACTGTCCCGGTTAACTCTGCTTATCATCACTAACTCATTATGTCATTGGCCCATTACTACTTTGATCAGCTTCATCGAAGATGATATCAGCTATCGCCGTGTCTGGTTTGGGATGCAAAGATATGGAACTTTTGGACGTCAGAGTAGTAGGGAAGGTGGTGGACTCGCGGGGCCTATCATCGGCACTTGAGAAGCTCTATTTCTGGGAAAGGAAGCTGTATAGTGAGGTCAAGGTATGCCTGTCGTTTTCTGATAAAGAACTCGCCCTGTTATTGGTGATTCATACAAATGTGCAATGGAAATAAAATGATAACACTGTATGGTGTGTTGCAATTTTTTCACTCAAAACAGCGTGATTTTAGTTCAGTGCTACTCTGAGTCAGCATTTAAATTGTGACCTTGTGCTTGAACCAAGGGTAAGTTCAACTAAACTAAACTAATGCTGCAGCTTACCTGGTATTTCTAAGGATTTTTTTTACATATGCCCTAAAAAAGGATTTTTTTTACATAAATCAAGCATAATTCTTAATTTCAATCTTTTCAGAAAGTTAAAAGGCTGCTAAATCTTATATTTTCAAGCTGATGTGTTTCTGTTTAAACTGCTAATTGATTGCGACCGGAGCAATGTGTTAGTGTGCACTTTGGGTCGTGGGCATTATAAATTAGAGTCCGATTAGGATAGCTCCTACCATGGAAAGTGGCTTTCTGGAAGCCTAACGGTCAGATTTGGAAGAACATGTCTCACTAACGCTTAAATATTATTCTGATCTGGTAGTAGTGGAGTTTCACTGGGCCAGCTAGTGGAACATGGGAGGACAAGTGGATATGTTTTAAGATTCCATTTGCTTTCAGGCCTATGTGTCATAGTAAATAcaacatttttttgttttttaagaTCATCACCATCTTCGTCGGGTTGGATATGCCACATTGGGCGCTATGGAACATCCTTTTGTTACCATTGATTTCTGATTTGATAACGTTATAGTTCAGTATATTTTGTCCATGCATATATTCACCCTTGCTATCCTCTTTACACAGTATTCTTTTCCTTGACTGCTATATTTCTCGTGCAGGCTGAGGAGAAAATGCGCTTACTTATTGCTAAGAACTCTAAAAGATTGAAATTATTGGACCAAAGAGGTGCTGAACCTCAAAAGATCGATGCAACTCGAAATTTGCTGAGGAAGCTTTCAACAAAGATAAGAATAGCTGTACGTGTTATTGCCAAGGTTTCAAGAAAGATAAACAAATTAAGGGATGAGGAATTGTGGCCACAACTTAATGCCTTGATCCAAGGGTATGTCCCTCTTCTAACTCAAGGAGTGTTGCTTAATATTTGTCATGATGTTCGACTCAGTGTCGTGCAGACATCCCAAATGCAATTTTGACATAAGATGCTATGATGTGAATTATGTGTACATGCTAACTGAATGATTTGGGGGGATAGAAAAGATGCATATGTAGGATTGCCTCCTATGCTTCATTGTGTTATATGGTGAACCATGATAGGCGATCTAGAGTAAAATTGAAATATAGATTTATATGGCGAACCATGTTAAGTAATTACATTTCTATTTGATTGTTCCCTACTTTTCATTGTTGGACCTTTCCTAAACAAATTGATGACTCGTTTCCAGGTTTCTATTAATGTGGCAAGATAAACTAGACTCCTATCATAGTCAGTGTCAAGTGATATCAGAAGCCAAAAACTTGATTTCAGTTGTGTCAGGTGGAAATGGCCAAGATTTGGTAATGGAGCTTGAAGTAGAGCTGATTAAATGGATAATCAGTTTTTCCTCTTGGGTGAATGCACAAAGGAACTTTGTAAAGGCACTGAATGGATGGTTAGCGCTCTGTCTTAACTATGAGCCCGAGGACAATGCTACTGGACTTCCATCTTACTCACCAGGAAGCATAGGTGCTCCTTTGGTTTTTGTTATCTGCAACAAATGGTCTCAGGCTATGGATCGGATTTCCGAGAAGGATGTGGTTAACGCCATGCAAGCTCTCGTCTCTAGTGTGCACCACCTGTGGGAGCAGCAGCATCTTGATCAAAGCGAACAAACAATCGCAATTCGAGAAAGGGAAAAATGGGTCAAGATTTTGGAGAGGAAGATGGAGGAGATTAACAAGGAGGCCGATGAACTAAACAAGAAGCTGGCGCAAGTACCAAGCCGGCAGAGACTGCATGTGCCTCGGACCGTACAGTTGTATGAGGCCCATTGTGTTGAGGCAAGTAACTTGCACGCAAATCTGAGGCTGGTTCTTGAAGCTTTAGAGAACTTTTCTGCCAGTTCGCTGCAAGCTTTCCAGGAAGTATTGGTATGTGCTGGAGAGGCAAGGTTGCCAAGAGAGTCAAGAGACAATGTGAGGAGAGAGCACCGTAGCTCGAATAGAAGTTCAAACTACAAAACCAGCTCGTAAGATTTCAACCGTAGCCTAGCTATCATGATGGTTTCCTGTGCAGAAGAAACTTAGGATGGGGTTTTGTGCCACTGAAAAAACAAGTTGAATGGTGCTTTGTGCCGTTGAAACTGTCACCCGAGAAAGTTTGGGCTCATGATAGTGGCGGATATAATGTTGGGGACAAAGGATAAGATATCCTAAACGGATGATCATTTTGCGCAGGGTGTTCAGATAAATGGTTTGCCTTGGTTCAGGGAAGTATATATATGATATATCCCTTTTGTTTAACAGCACCAAGGTTACCAGTCCGGATGACAGCCGAAAAATACTCCCTAGATGCAGCTGTTACCCAAGTCGTACGAGGGTCCTCCCCCAAAACAAACCCGTTTGGATGTTGGTGACAGGTATATGTAAACTGTAAAGTGACTGAACGCAAAATCAGTCAAATGTGCATTCAGGAACGATCTTTTGATGTATGTATGAAATTGTACATATATTTGGTGTCTTTGCAATCATCTATTCTCAGCCATCAGTGCCTCAAACAGAGTGTGATCTGTCATTTTCTGCAGATTTTCATGTACTACGGCAATGCTAACACAGCAGATTAACAGCCA
This sequence is a window from Panicum virgatum strain AP13 chromosome 7K, P.virgatum_v5, whole genome shotgun sequence. Protein-coding genes within it:
- the LOC120641441 gene encoding protein ROLLING AND ERECT LEAF 2-like, with translation MGCKGSKLDDQEAVALCRGRAVLLAAAVRHRHALAESHAALADSIESVAAPLHRLLRLQQAEALPSDRKGGAASRPLDAPVGAPRGRPSHLQFGASSGSEPASPPPASPPRGVPEQLAEPQPLPQSQYAYGYGYAPLPAYAYPPPQGSLQFYYARSRPPPASVAVTQRAPGPPQLVRYGSFDAAGAYPLHHAYGAQAPPPVAATHRPPPATAPPSPPKASSWDFLNVFENYDSYDYDYYYDNAAAATAAATPYTPSRSSREVREEEGIPDLEDDDDEEESPVVKEVAGEYPGPGSGGARSRRSSLGGASSIAELDDPGNVIAHNDVIGEARRRPPAHGNVFVHAPAPPARKVVDNASVAGEIKGQLVRTAEAARQLAPLLEVGRPSYQERSSVYHSSSKMISAIAVSGLGCKDMELLDVRVVGKVVDSRGLSSALEKLYFWERKLYSEVKAEEKMRLLIAKNSKRLKLLDQRGAEPQKIDATRNLLRKLSTKIRIAVRVIAKVSRKINKLRDEELWPQLNALIQGFLLMWQDKLDSYHSQCQVISEAKNLISVVSGGNGQDLVMELEVELIKWIISFSSWVNAQRNFVKALNGWLALCLNYEPEDNATGLPSYSPGSIGAPLVFVICNKWSQAMDRISEKDVVNAMQALVSSVHHLWEQQHLDQSEQTIAIREREKWVKILERKMEEINKEADELNKKLAQVPSRQRLHVPRTVQLYEAHCVEASNLHANLRLVLEALENFSASSLQAFQEVLVCAGEARLPRESRDNVRREHRSSNRSSNYKTSS